A portion of the Candidatus Methylomirabilota bacterium genome contains these proteins:
- a CDS encoding branched-chain amino acid ABC transporter permease: MSGSASVPAVVAARDGRLVGVTPRAWRVAALVAVLALAAVLPFLLSGFRLFQFTQVFVYAMALLGLNILTGYNGQISLGHGAFYALGAYTTAIMIDRWGVPYGWTIPVAGLVCLVVGFLFGIPALRLEGLYLALATFALALAVPQILKYFEHWTGGSQGIVLSKPGAPFGLPLTADQWLYLLTLAVLVVLFVLARNLLRGRTGRAIVAIRDHAIAAEAMGINNALYKSLVFGVSAAYTGVAGALSALTIAFVAPDAFNVFLSITFLVGIVIGGLASISGAIFGGLFIQFVPNWAQDISKAAPWAIYGLFLIVFMYVMPRGIAGSLRLLGARLVRAAGTRPTA, encoded by the coding sequence ATGTCCGGGAGCGCCAGCGTCCCGGCCGTGGTGGCCGCTCGCGACGGGCGCCTGGTCGGCGTGACGCCGCGCGCCTGGAGGGTCGCCGCCCTGGTGGCGGTACTGGCCCTGGCCGCCGTGCTCCCCTTCCTGTTGAGCGGGTTTCGCCTGTTCCAGTTCACCCAGGTCTTCGTCTACGCCATGGCGCTCCTCGGGCTGAACATCCTCACCGGCTACAACGGCCAGATCTCGCTCGGCCACGGGGCCTTCTACGCGCTCGGCGCCTACACGACGGCCATCATGATCGACCGGTGGGGCGTGCCGTACGGCTGGACGATCCCGGTCGCCGGTCTGGTCTGCCTGGTGGTCGGATTTCTGTTCGGGATCCCGGCCCTGCGGCTCGAGGGACTCTACCTGGCGCTGGCCACGTTCGCGCTGGCGCTGGCCGTGCCGCAGATCCTGAAGTACTTCGAGCACTGGACGGGCGGCTCCCAGGGCATCGTCCTCAGCAAGCCCGGGGCGCCGTTCGGCCTGCCGCTGACCGCCGACCAGTGGCTCTACCTCCTCACCCTCGCCGTCCTCGTCGTGCTCTTCGTCCTGGCCCGGAACCTCCTCCGGGGACGCACCGGGCGGGCCATCGTCGCCATCCGCGATCACGCCATCGCCGCCGAGGCCATGGGCATCAACAACGCCCTCTACAAGTCGCTCGTGTTCGGGGTCAGCGCCGCCTACACCGGCGTGGCCGGAGCGCTCAGCGCGCTGACCATCGCATTCGTGGCTCCGGACGCCTTCAACGTGTTCCTGTCCATCACGTTCCTGGTCGGCATCGTCATCGGCGGCCTCGCCTCCATCTCCGGGGCCATCTTCGGCGGGCTCTTCATCCAGTTCGTGCCCAACTGGGCCCAGGACATCTCCAAGGCGGCTCCCTGGGCCATCTACGGGTTGTTCCTCATCGTGTTCATGTACGTCATGCCGCGCGGGATCGCCGGCTCGCTCCGGCTGCTCGGGGCCCGGCTGGTCCGGGCCGCGGGAACCCGTCCGACAGCGTGA